In one window of Pseudomonadota bacterium DNA:
- a CDS encoding XRE family transcriptional regulator — MKTHWTERSIEDYVFRIGADLIAQLEEKMEVLKISQNELAERLNITKGRVSQVFNHPGNITLGNIIRYTRSLGMKASIVAYEDGDPENKKGPINSDIFRICWEKYGKPRDFWAIQQNSTGAIKNHSICSNISTTPNIGERKLENPSNHLIGSAMLEARITEESKLTYYDSGIKPQQFMERYLTVSQSTECGYVAASPL; from the coding sequence ATGAAGACTCATTGGACGGAACGGAGCATTGAAGACTATGTTTTTCGAATTGGAGCAGATCTTATTGCTCAGTTAGAAGAAAAGATGGAAGTCCTAAAGATTTCACAAAATGAACTGGCCGAGAGACTAAATATAACGAAGGGACGCGTCTCACAGGTATTTAATCATCCCGGAAATATCACTCTTGGCAATATTATTAGATATACTAGGTCACTTGGCATGAAGGCGTCGATCGTAGCTTATGAAGATGGAGATCCGGAGAACAAAAAAGGTCCTATTAATTCGGACATTTTTCGAATTTGTTGGGAAAAATACGGGAAACCACGCGATTTCTGGGCGATTCAACAAAATAGTACCGGAGCCATAAAAAATCATTCTATTTGCTCTAACATATCGACGACGCCTAACATAGGCGAGAGAAAATTAGAAAATCCTTCAAACCATTTGATTGGAAGCGCAATGTTGGAAGCGCGGATCACCGAGGAAAGTAAACTCACTTATTATGATTCTGGAATTAAACCACAGCAATTCATGGAACGCTATCTTACTGTGTCACAGTCAACCGAGTGCGGTTATGTTGCCGCTTCGCCGCTATGA